A stretch of Labrus mixtus chromosome 7, fLabMix1.1, whole genome shotgun sequence DNA encodes these proteins:
- the LOC132976936 gene encoding protein SSUH2 homolog isoform X2: MMNSAVYPAPSAPPADMFGTVPGYEGTVAGGGGCLPPPMPMEPVAPPQPGPTPEDWSIPSLSEDVAHEAFKSFASSNCCWSKSPANDGVITSMEPFNTYRYRLETFTESRSTEWAHKPHEGEPADFYTQTAPRPWEIQATAPSLFTNHTEEIRVPFTSSIKECHTCHASGTMQCVECHGNGYKPCWACNGSGTKSDENCSRCDSTGKDSCTECNSRGSKDCETCEGKRQLLTYIQLKVEWTDNVEDHVVQQNSGINVDDLRSVTGKELFKNNQYLLYPLFGFPNPAIAEASERLIKDHQSKYAQTSRILQQRQKVELIPITKVNYKWKGDSHVYYVYGNENQVSADNYPATCCCVIQ; this comes from the exons ATGATGAACAGTGCAG TATATCCCGCTCCCTCCGCCCCTCCAGCCGACATGTTCGGCACCGTTCCCGGCTATGAAGGCACTGTGGCAGGAGGAG GAGGTTGCCTGCCCCCTCCTATGCCCATGGAGCCTGTAGCCCCGCCCCAGCCCGGCCCTACACCTGAAGACTGGAG CATCCCCTCTCTGTCAGAGGATGTGGCTCATGAGGCGTTCAAGAGCTTCGCGTCGTCTAACTGCTGCTGGAGCAAAAGTCCTGCCAATGACGGAGTCATCACCAGCATGGAGCCGTTCAACACCtacagg TACCGACTGGAGACGTTCACTGAGTCCAGGTCAACTGAGTGGGCTCACAAACCTCATgaag gtgagcCTGCTGATTTCTACACCCAGACCGCCCCCCGACCCTGGGAGATCCAGGCCACGGCCCCAAGCCTCTTCACCAATCACACAGAGGAGATCCGCGTGcccttcacctcctccatcaAG gagtGCCACACCTGCCATGCCTCAGGGACGATGCAGTGTGTAGAGTGCCATGGAAATGGATAT AAACCGTGCTGGGCGTGTAACGGCTCCGGGACAAAGAGCGACGAAAACTGCTCCCGCTGTGATTCTACAGGCAAAGACAG CTGTACAGAATGCAATTCACGCGGATCGAAGGACTGTGAAACCTGTGAAGGAAAACGACAACTGCTGACCTACATCCAGCTCAAAGTTGAGTG gACTGATAATGTGGAGGACCACGTGGTGCAGCAGAACTCGGGTATTAATGTTGATGACCTTCGCTCGGTGACCGGGAAGGAGCTGTTCAAGAACAACCAATACCtg CTCTACCCTCTGTTCGGGTTTCCAAACCCGGCCATAGCCGAGGCGTCTGAGCGTCTGATCAAAGACCACCAGAGTAAATACGCCCAGACCTCCAGGATCCTGCAGCAG aggCAGAAGGTCGAGTTGATCCCCATCACTAAGGTGAACTATAAGTGGAAAGGAGACTCCCACGTTTACTACGTCTACGGCAACGAGAACCAAGTCAGCGCAGACAACTACCCCGCTACCTGCTGCTGTGTTATCCAgtag
- the LOC132976936 gene encoding protein SSUH2 homolog isoform X1 encodes MMNSAAVYPAPSAPPADMFGTVPGYEGTVAGGGGCLPPPMPMEPVAPPQPGPTPEDWSIPSLSEDVAHEAFKSFASSNCCWSKSPANDGVITSMEPFNTYRYRLETFTESRSTEWAHKPHEGEPADFYTQTAPRPWEIQATAPSLFTNHTEEIRVPFTSSIKECHTCHASGTMQCVECHGNGYKPCWACNGSGTKSDENCSRCDSTGKDSCTECNSRGSKDCETCEGKRQLLTYIQLKVEWTDNVEDHVVQQNSGINVDDLRSVTGKELFKNNQYLLYPLFGFPNPAIAEASERLIKDHQSKYAQTSRILQQRQKVELIPITKVNYKWKGDSHVYYVYGNENQVSADNYPATCCCVIQ; translated from the exons ATGATGAACAGTGCAG CAGTATATCCCGCTCCCTCCGCCCCTCCAGCCGACATGTTCGGCACCGTTCCCGGCTATGAAGGCACTGTGGCAGGAGGAG GAGGTTGCCTGCCCCCTCCTATGCCCATGGAGCCTGTAGCCCCGCCCCAGCCCGGCCCTACACCTGAAGACTGGAG CATCCCCTCTCTGTCAGAGGATGTGGCTCATGAGGCGTTCAAGAGCTTCGCGTCGTCTAACTGCTGCTGGAGCAAAAGTCCTGCCAATGACGGAGTCATCACCAGCATGGAGCCGTTCAACACCtacagg TACCGACTGGAGACGTTCACTGAGTCCAGGTCAACTGAGTGGGCTCACAAACCTCATgaag gtgagcCTGCTGATTTCTACACCCAGACCGCCCCCCGACCCTGGGAGATCCAGGCCACGGCCCCAAGCCTCTTCACCAATCACACAGAGGAGATCCGCGTGcccttcacctcctccatcaAG gagtGCCACACCTGCCATGCCTCAGGGACGATGCAGTGTGTAGAGTGCCATGGAAATGGATAT AAACCGTGCTGGGCGTGTAACGGCTCCGGGACAAAGAGCGACGAAAACTGCTCCCGCTGTGATTCTACAGGCAAAGACAG CTGTACAGAATGCAATTCACGCGGATCGAAGGACTGTGAAACCTGTGAAGGAAAACGACAACTGCTGACCTACATCCAGCTCAAAGTTGAGTG gACTGATAATGTGGAGGACCACGTGGTGCAGCAGAACTCGGGTATTAATGTTGATGACCTTCGCTCGGTGACCGGGAAGGAGCTGTTCAAGAACAACCAATACCtg CTCTACCCTCTGTTCGGGTTTCCAAACCCGGCCATAGCCGAGGCGTCTGAGCGTCTGATCAAAGACCACCAGAGTAAATACGCCCAGACCTCCAGGATCCTGCAGCAG aggCAGAAGGTCGAGTTGATCCCCATCACTAAGGTGAACTATAAGTGGAAAGGAGACTCCCACGTTTACTACGTCTACGGCAACGAGAACCAAGTCAGCGCAGACAACTACCCCGCTACCTGCTGCTGTGTTATCCAgtag